From Neorickettsia helminthoeca str. Oregon, one genomic window encodes:
- a CDS encoding twin-arginine translocase TatA/TatE family subunit: protein MFGIGFFELLVILGVAALLVDKESFHEILKLAKSLHVRLEALKYQIVEYFHAPNESKHITGDDDKIYEVYEVESSEVPMSKKSEVDKKKEDSKVE from the coding sequence GTGTTTGGAATAGGGTTCTTTGAGCTTCTAGTAATACTAGGAGTAGCGGCCTTGCTGGTAGACAAAGAGTCTTTTCATGAAATATTAAAGCTTGCTAAAAGTCTGCATGTGAGACTTGAAGCGCTTAAATACCAGATCGTGGAATATTTTCATGCACCCAACGAATCTAAGCATATTACCGGTGATGACGATAAGATATATGAGGTCTATGAAGTAGAGAGTAGTGAAGTTCCGATGTCGAAAAAAAGCGAAGTTGATAAGAAAAAAGAGGATTCCAAGGTAGAATAG
- a CDS encoding PleD family two-component system response regulator, translating to MTALILVVDDIPSNVKILEIKLTAKYYQVITASSGIEAIELAKRNQPDVILLDVMMPQMDGFETCRRLKSDYSTMHIPVIIVTALNDMENKVEGLSAGADEFLVKPVRDFALFTRIKSLLRFKTILDEVRLRINTKAQLTSGTENEIVSYVGDVSSGVIAVVDQQRSLFEPIEKMLKPVFAEVIHLSEGEIEQHNFDVLIVNITLSKDLLRVCSTVKSRPKSRSIPIILIINDEDDEGVISEITELGISDYVDMPINRSEFIARVATQVKRKKYQDIIERSVEDNLKMAFIDPLTSLYNRYYFEKYVDELLVTVRKSKSKTFSMMMIDIDYFKKINDAYGHLSGDLILKQLALCLKSCLRLNDLIVKFGGEEVVVVLVDATLQEAYDAAERVRLVIEQQKFDTINEDVKVNLTVSIGVAEYQDRDTLKTLLGRADTNLYVAKERGRNTVVMSDCRS from the coding sequence ATGACTGCTCTAATCCTAGTTGTAGATGACATCCCGAGTAACGTCAAGATATTGGAAATCAAGTTAACTGCTAAGTATTATCAAGTCATTACCGCTTCTTCTGGAATTGAGGCGATAGAATTAGCGAAGCGGAATCAGCCTGATGTGATCCTGTTGGACGTCATGATGCCTCAGATGGACGGCTTCGAGACATGCAGACGTCTTAAAAGTGATTATTCAACGATGCACATTCCAGTCATCATTGTCACTGCGCTCAACGATATGGAGAATAAAGTGGAAGGCCTAAGCGCAGGTGCTGATGAGTTCTTGGTGAAACCCGTCAGGGACTTCGCTCTTTTTACTAGGATAAAGTCTCTATTGAGATTCAAGACGATCCTAGATGAGGTGAGGCTAAGAATCAACACTAAAGCTCAGCTCACAAGTGGCACAGAAAATGAAATTGTCAGCTACGTAGGAGATGTGTCTTCGGGTGTGATTGCTGTTGTTGATCAGCAGAGATCATTATTCGAGCCGATAGAGAAGATGTTGAAACCCGTTTTCGCAGAAGTCATACATCTAAGTGAAGGAGAAATAGAACAACATAACTTCGACGTACTAATTGTCAACATTACTCTCTCCAAAGATTTATTGAGAGTCTGTTCCACAGTCAAGAGTCGCCCTAAGAGTAGATCTATACCAATTATACTGATCATTAATGATGAAGATGATGAAGGGGTGATTAGCGAAATCACTGAACTTGGAATAAGTGATTATGTTGATATGCCAATCAATAGGAGCGAGTTTATTGCCAGAGTTGCGACGCAAGTCAAGCGAAAGAAATACCAAGATATCATTGAGAGAAGTGTCGAGGATAATTTGAAAATGGCATTCATTGATCCACTGACCTCTTTGTATAACCGCTACTATTTCGAAAAATATGTAGATGAACTACTAGTGACAGTGAGGAAGTCCAAAAGTAAGACGTTCTCCATGATGATGATAGATATTGATTATTTCAAGAAGATCAACGACGCCTACGGACATCTCTCAGGGGATCTAATTCTCAAGCAATTGGCGTTATGCCTTAAAAGTTGTCTACGGCTCAATGACTTAATTGTAAAATTCGGTGGAGAGGAAGTAGTTGTTGTATTAGTGGATGCTACACTACAGGAAGCCTATGATGCCGCTGAGAGGGTAAGATTGGTTATAGAACAGCAAAAATTCGATACCATTAATGAAGATGTAAAAGTCAATTTGACCGTCAGCATAGGAGTGGCTGAGTATCAAGATAGAGATACATTAAAGACATTATTAGGTAGAGCTGATACAAACCTCTACGTTGCAAAGGAAAGAGGTAGAAATACTGTAGTAATGTCGGATTGTCGTTCTTGA
- the glmS gene encoding glutamine--fructose-6-phosphate transaminase (isomerizing) — translation MCGIVGVISSKDNVVPLVLNGLSCLQYRGYDSAGCIFLDGGKFTCTKVIGPVQGLIKDILNKNPFSKVGMGHTRWATHGQINLENAHPHYDSDVAIIHNGIVENATELRKILQEESLEFKTDTDTEVILKLIVRHSQDHRKIDVLQRVMGQIHGSFAIVVIFQNNPNEIFAMKRGISLIAASNGNISVVASDLSAVSFLSEERYCMEDNDIAVISPSDILFFNSGKKVIRKAFKSSFHNFMVAKRSSNKKQDFMLSEILEQPALIGRIARAAELQESDLKSVLKSAKNINIVACGSSFFAGCIARAWIEKYLDVRVNVEVASEFTWRDFMKDELFIFISQSGETADTLLVLKTVRNYSIGSYIISVVNVPESSIARLSDFHIYTNAGPELSVAATKSFTSQLATLLHLVAFTGKNKEWILDGLTKIEHDLQEVIDSLEFNIDTVVEQIYRSDRIFYVGKGLGYFVAVEGALKLKEISYIMAEGIQSGELKHGSIALIEKGFPVILLAPSSLSFAKVLSSIQEIYTRNGKLFIFTDKDGVKRLEHLDVEVVVLPDTSELTMPFVYTVAMQILAYRVAVKNGRNVDYPRNLAKSITVE, via the coding sequence ATGTGTGGTATAGTAGGCGTTATTTCCTCGAAAGACAATGTAGTTCCGCTTGTTCTGAACGGTTTAAGTTGTCTGCAGTATAGAGGGTATGACTCTGCTGGGTGCATTTTCTTAGATGGTGGAAAGTTTACTTGTACGAAAGTTATCGGACCTGTCCAAGGTTTAATAAAAGACATCTTGAATAAGAATCCTTTTTCAAAGGTTGGTATGGGTCACACTCGTTGGGCGACTCACGGGCAAATTAATCTAGAAAATGCACATCCCCACTATGATTCTGATGTCGCGATAATACACAATGGCATAGTTGAAAATGCAACGGAGCTCAGGAAGATTCTCCAAGAGGAAAGCTTAGAGTTCAAAACTGATACAGACACCGAAGTCATCCTAAAGTTGATAGTTAGACACTCGCAGGATCACAGAAAAATTGACGTATTACAAAGAGTAATGGGCCAGATTCATGGCTCTTTTGCTATAGTAGTGATTTTTCAGAATAATCCAAATGAGATCTTTGCTATGAAGCGTGGGATTAGTCTAATAGCCGCAAGTAACGGTAATATTTCTGTAGTTGCATCAGATTTGAGCGCAGTATCCTTCCTAAGCGAAGAACGATACTGCATGGAAGATAATGATATAGCAGTCATTTCGCCGAGTGATATCCTTTTTTTCAATTCCGGGAAAAAAGTTATAAGGAAAGCATTTAAGAGTAGCTTTCATAATTTCATGGTCGCAAAGAGGTCCTCTAATAAAAAGCAGGACTTTATGCTTTCCGAAATACTGGAACAGCCAGCACTCATCGGAAGAATAGCCAGAGCAGCTGAGTTACAAGAAAGTGATTTAAAATCTGTATTGAAGTCAGCAAAAAATATAAATATCGTTGCTTGTGGCTCTTCTTTTTTCGCTGGCTGCATAGCAAGGGCTTGGATCGAAAAATACTTAGATGTTCGCGTCAACGTAGAGGTCGCATCAGAGTTCACATGGCGGGATTTTATGAAAGATGAATTATTTATCTTTATTTCCCAGTCCGGGGAAACCGCTGATACACTCCTCGTATTGAAGACAGTCAGGAATTATTCTATTGGTTCCTATATTATTTCCGTGGTTAATGTACCTGAGAGTAGTATCGCGAGACTGTCGGACTTTCATATATATACAAATGCTGGTCCGGAACTAAGTGTTGCAGCAACGAAAAGTTTCACTTCTCAGCTAGCAACACTCTTACATCTTGTCGCTTTTACAGGAAAGAATAAAGAATGGATCTTAGACGGATTAACAAAAATTGAACACGATCTGCAGGAAGTCATAGACAGTTTGGAGTTCAACATCGACACGGTAGTTGAGCAGATTTACCGCAGTGATCGTATCTTCTACGTGGGAAAGGGGCTTGGATACTTCGTTGCCGTGGAGGGAGCGCTAAAGCTCAAAGAGATATCCTACATAATGGCTGAAGGTATCCAATCTGGCGAATTGAAACATGGTTCCATCGCACTAATAGAAAAGGGCTTTCCTGTAATATTATTGGCACCTAGTTCACTATCTTTCGCAAAGGTACTATCAAGTATTCAAGAAATTTATACCCGTAATGGAAAGTTGTTCATTTTCACTGATAAGGACGGCGTAAAAAGGTTAGAACACCTTGATGTAGAAGTGGTAGTACTTCCAGATACTTCTGAACTAACGATGCCTTTTGTATATACAGTCGCGATGCAAATCCTCGCGTACAGGGTTGCTGTTAAGAATGGGAGAAATGTGGACTATCCAAGAAATCTGGCAAAGTCGATCACTGTAGAGTAG